The Deltaproteobacteria bacterium genome window below encodes:
- a CDS encoding serine/threonine protein kinase, whose product MHANFHPALRRIVRLGLERYSTRPPAAEPVDQMIARVIAKISCPPRPVETTPPRLCGIFTHYRPSDFYSRGRFREMDIAHLVRTGKLGRGGSANVYLACDPQAGNFPVVLKTYHTGLLRYAKLEGRAFERLVAYDCPNVVDVYGYSIDPSGRVVLVMEYLVGENLEQRIARSGPLTILETVDRFIEFAMGLDQVHRAGLLHLDPKPANFFLTRRGGVVTDLSIARAINSQGVVHTGTSVYGTTYYTSPEMWRSPQEITRAADIYSWGHSLSEALTGKSLVERLGIPDNLWEVSSWHAHSPASLPALGTDPGLLTRSTGIVSSQELHLLDEIVQKATARSVRDRYQDFSQVIADLKQWRASVTR is encoded by the coding sequence ATGCACGCCAATTTTCACCCCGCTTTACGGAGAATCGTTCGTCTAGGTCTAGAAAGATACTCGACCCGTCCTCCAGCAGCGGAGCCTGTTGATCAGATGATCGCGAGGGTGATTGCCAAGATTTCCTGTCCCCCTCGTCCTGTAGAAACGACACCTCCCCGACTCTGTGGAATCTTCACTCACTACCGCCCCTCTGATTTTTACTCGAGAGGCCGTTTTCGCGAAATGGATATTGCGCACTTAGTACGGACTGGGAAGCTTGGAAGGGGAGGGTCAGCTAACGTATACCTTGCCTGCGACCCGCAGGCCGGTAATTTTCCTGTTGTGTTAAAGACTTATCATACGGGACTTCTAAGATATGCTAAGTTGGAGGGGAGGGCATTTGAAAGATTGGTGGCCTATGATTGCCCGAATGTCGTGGATGTCTACGGTTATTCGATCGATCCTTCCGGACGGGTAGTGCTGGTCATGGAGTATCTGGTCGGAGAAAATCTGGAGCAAAGGATTGCAAGGAGTGGTCCTCTCACGATTTTAGAGACGGTCGATCGGTTTATTGAATTTGCGATGGGGTTAGATCAGGTCCATCGAGCAGGGCTTTTGCATTTGGATCCGAAGCCTGCAAATTTTTTTCTCACACGAAGGGGTGGGGTTGTGACTGACCTGTCGATTGCGCGAGCAATAAATAGTCAAGGGGTGGTTCATACCGGCACCTCTGTTTATGGAACAACTTATTATACTTCTCCTGAAATGTGGAGGTCTCCGCAAGAGATTACGAGGGCCGCGGATATCTATTCCTGGGGGCATAGTCTTTCCGAGGCCCTGACCGGAAAAAGCTTAGTTGAAAGGCTTGGAATACCAGACAATCTTTGGGAGGTCTCTTCATGGCATGCCCACTCCCCAGCTTCACTTCCGGCTCTCGGGACAGACCCAGGCTTGTTAACCCGGTCAACAGGTATTGTCAGCTCACAGGAACTTCATCTGCTTGATGAGATTGTTCAGAAGGCGACAGCAAGATCAGTCCGAGATCGTTATCAGGATTTTTCTCAGGTGATCGCCGACCTGAAACAGTGGCGAGCCTCGGTGACTCGTTAA